In the genome of Populus nigra chromosome 9, ddPopNigr1.1, whole genome shotgun sequence, one region contains:
- the LOC133702796 gene encoding uncharacterized protein LOC133702796: protein MGNFWRHISGHDMQEKAMNNIEEKGPLGDHNKMRDFTSSSSTTTTSTTVKIKITKKQLKELLGKAEVKGLSVQQILSQLMNASSDHRSYEPQQQSWRPNLQSIPE, encoded by the coding sequence atgggAAATTTCTGGAGGCATATTTCAGGACATGACATGCAAGAGAAGGCCATGAACAACATAGAAGAGAAAGGGCCTCTTGGAGATCATAATAAGATGAGAGATTtcacatcttcttcttcaacaacaacaacaagtaCAACAGTGAAGATCAAGATTACAAAGAAACAACTCAAGGAGTTGCTGGGTAAGGCTGAAGTAAAGGGACTATCAGTGCAACAAATTCTGTCCCAGTTGATGAATGCTAGTAGTGATCATAGATCATATGAGCCACAACAACAGTCCTGGAGGCCTAATCTACAGAGTATACCTGAGTGA
- the LOC133703947 gene encoding OVARIAN TUMOR DOMAIN-containing deubiquitinating enzyme 2-like, with the protein MEGIVVRRVIPSDNSCLFNAVGYVMDHDKNKAYGLRQVIAGTVASDPEKYNEAFLGKPNGEYCNWIRDSEKWGGAIELSILADYYGREIAAYDIQTMRCDLYGQDRKYSERAMLIYDGLHYDALAMSPFEGAPEEFDQTIFTVQKDRTIGPAEGHALNLVKEQQRKRSYTDTANFTLRCGVCQIGVIGQKEAVEHAQTTGHVNFQEYR; encoded by the exons ATGGAAGGAATCGTCGTTAGAAGGGTCATTCCCTCGGACAATAGTTGCCTGTTCAATGCTGTTGG CTATGTTATGGACcatgacaaaaataaagcttATGGGTTGAGACAG GTTATAGCTGGAACAGTGGCAAGCGATCCAGAAAAATATAATGAAGCATTTCTCGGGAAGCCAAATGGTGAATATTGTAATTGGATTCGTGACTCTGAGAAGTGGGGAG GTGCTATTGAGCTTTCAATATTAGCAGATTATTATGGACGTGAAATTGCGGCATATGATATCCAGACCATGCGGTGTGATTTGTATGGTCAG GACAGGAAGTACTCAGAAAGGGCCATGCTGATTTACGATGGACTACATTATGATGCATTAGCT ATGTCTCCATTTGAGGGAGCTCCAGAGGAGTTTGATCAGACCATATTTACTGTACAGAAGGACAGGACCATAGGACCAGCTGAGGGGCATGCTCTTAATCTTGTTAAGGAGCAACAAAg GAAAAGAAGTTACACAGACACTGCCAACTTCACTTTGCGCTGCGGGGTATGCCAAATTGGAGTCATTGGCCAGAAG GAGGCCGTCGAGCATGCACAAACCACAGGCCATGTGAACTTTCAAGAATACAGATGA